In one Culex quinquefasciatus strain JHB chromosome 2, VPISU_Cqui_1.0_pri_paternal, whole genome shotgun sequence genomic region, the following are encoded:
- the LOC119768074 gene encoding uncharacterized protein LOC119768074, giving the protein MDSNIIARWPLPSGLEKEDVKGVDVQGNFSVAQPSGSHAASSTTVLTAIPSAAGTSPAVLMATGTSVAGTSVAASVAVLTADPSAGLIVKTSPAGLLAPGTSAVVLMADLSSAS; this is encoded by the exons ATGGATTCCAACATCATCGCTCGCTGGCCGCTCCCATCAGGCTTGGAGAAGGAGGAC gtTAAAGGAGTTGATGTTCAAGGCAATTTTTCTGTTGCTCAACCGTCAGGATCGCATGCCGCTTCTTCCACTACCGTGCTGACGGCCATTCCTTCTGCTGCCGGCACTTCACCGGCCGTATTGATGGCCACTGGTACGTCT GTTGCTGGAACGAGTGTCGCCGCTTCCGTTGCCGTGTTGACGGCCGATCCATCTGCGGGCTTAATCGTAAAAACTTCACCGGCCGGCTTGCTTGCGCCCGGCACTTCCGCTGTCGTGCTGATGGCCGATTTATCATCTGCGAGCTAA